The genomic DNA CGCCGTTGCGCGGCAAGCGCATCGTCGTCTATCACAATTATTGGGTCTATCTGGAGCGTTGGGCGGGGCTGCAAAGGGCCGCGGCCCTGGAGCCCAAGCCCGGCATTCCGCCCAGCGGCAGTCACTTGGCCTCGTTGCTGGAGCAAATGCGCCAGGAGCCGGCCGCTCTGATCGTCCATACCGAGTACCGGAGCGGGCGCGCGGCGCGTTGGCTGTCCGGGAAGACCGGCATCCCCGTTCTTGCCCTGCCCGCCACCGTGGGCGAGGGCGAGGAGCTGGGGCAGTGGTTCGAACGCCTGTTGCGGGCCTTGCTCGAAGCGGCCGGGTGAGTCTGGCAAGGGCCAGGTGAACCTGGCAAGCCTGGACGCGAGCATCCTGGGGCCGGCCTTTGCCGCCGGCTTGGTGGTGCTTGCCACGCATGTGCCGCTGGGGCGGGAAGTGCTCAAGCGCGGCATCGTATTCATAGATTTGGCGGTTGCCCAGATTGCCGGCCTGGGCGTGATCGTTGCCCATACCCTGGGTTGGGAGGCGCACGGCTGGGGGACGCAGTTGGCCGCCGTCGCCAGCGCCCTGGCAGGCGCCTGCTTGCTGGGCTGGATGGAACGGCGCTGGGGCAAGTTCCAGGAAGCGCTGATCGGGGCGGCCTTCGTGCTCGCCGCTACGGCGGGCATCCTGCTGTTGGCGGAAAACCCGCACGGCGGCGAACGCCTCAGGGAATTGTTGGTGGGGCAAATCCTCTGGGTGACGTGGGGGCAGTTGCTCCCCGCCGTTTTGGTCTCGGCATTCGTTTTGTCGGTGTGGTTCTGCCTCGGGGCGCGCCGTGTCGGACGGGTGGGCTTTTACGCGCTGTTCGCCCTGGCGGTTACGGCCTCGGTGCAGCTGGCGGGGGTTTATCTGGTGTTCGCCAGCCTGATTATCCCGGCGCTGGCGGGCATCGGTCAGAGCGCGGGCAGGGCGCTGCTGGTCGGTTATGCCGCCGGCGGCGCGGGGTACGCGCTGGGCTTGGTCTTGTCCGCGCTCC from Gammaproteobacteria bacterium includes the following:
- a CDS encoding metal ABC transporter permease, translated to MNLASLDASILGPAFAAGLVVLATHVPLGREVLKRGIVFIDLAVAQIAGLGVIVAHTLGWEAHGWGTQLAAVASALAGACLLGWMERRWGKFQEALIGAAFVLAATAGILLLAENPHGGERLRELLVGQILWVTWGQLLPAVLVSAFVLSVWFCLGARRVGRVGFYALFALAVTASVQLAGVYLVFASLIIPALAGIGQSAGRALLVGYAAGGAGYALGLVLSALLDLPGGAVIVWGIAAMALLGRALCGAPARAAEGGSPAPG